One window of the Chlamydiales bacterium genome contains the following:
- a CDS encoding YbhB/YbcL family Raf kinase inhibitor-like protein — protein MHLSSAAFTHQGKIPSKYTCEGENINPPLSIKDVPSQAKSLVLIMDDPDVPEFVRKDRMWVHWVAFDMPPTLKEIKENSPAPGISGKNTGGKLGYQGPCPPDRQHRYFFKLYALDSLLSLPQGSTKQQVEKAMEGHILSSVELIGTYNKAANC, from the coding sequence ATGCATCTTTCAAGCGCAGCTTTTACCCACCAAGGAAAGATCCCCTCGAAGTACACCTGCGAAGGAGAGAACATAAACCCTCCCCTTTCGATTAAAGATGTCCCATCACAGGCTAAAAGCCTCGTTCTCATCATGGATGATCCAGACGTTCCTGAATTTGTTCGCAAGGATCGCATGTGGGTGCACTGGGTAGCCTTTGACATGCCCCCGACATTGAAAGAGATCAAAGAAAATAGCCCAGCACCCGGCATCTCTGGAAAAAACACCGGTGGCAAACTCGGTTATCAAGGCCCCTGCCCTCCAGATCGCCAGCACCGCTACTTCTTTAAACTCTACGCATTAGATTCTCTTCTCTCTCTTCCTCAAGGCTCGACCAAGCAGCAGGTCGAAAAAGCCATGGAGGGACACATCCTCTCTTCTGTTGAACTCATCGGCACCTACAACAAAGCAGCTAATTGTTAG
- a CDS encoding prepilin-type N-terminal cleavage/methylation domain-containing protein, whose protein sequence is MRGKRPFSLLEVILCIAILAIISGFLGVEIKDTINYQRFESSVAGFVSDLRRVQALALSYQGEFNLTLVKHENGYAYAFFSDEPKEMVRKLPKGTLHGVKSMHLDNRLQEKVSITIFATGRVEPSKKLKIGTDSRTLALDLGSPLKLIEMKHEES, encoded by the coding sequence ATGAGGGGTAAGAGACCCTTCTCCCTTCTTGAAGTTATTCTTTGCATCGCAATTTTAGCGATCATCTCCGGTTTTTTGGGTGTCGAAATCAAAGATACGATCAACTACCAGCGTTTCGAAAGCTCCGTTGCGGGGTTTGTATCCGATCTAAGAAGAGTTCAGGCGCTTGCCCTGAGCTACCAGGGAGAGTTTAATCTTACACTTGTCAAGCATGAGAATGGGTATGCCTATGCCTTTTTCTCCGATGAGCCGAAGGAGATGGTTCGCAAACTGCCGAAGGGAACTCTCCACGGGGTTAAGTCGATGCATCTGGACAATAGGCTGCAAGAGAAGGTGTCGATTACCATTTTTGCAACAGGCAGGGTCGAGCCCTCTAAGAAGTTAAAAATCGGGACAGATTCCAGAACTCTTGCTCTTGACCTCGGCTCCCCTCTTAAGTTAATAGAGATGAAACACGAGGAGTCGTGA
- a CDS encoding type II secretion system protein: MQKRKKQPLTLLEIMIVIFLIGLIGSVIGYNMKGSLDEGRYFKTEQSAKQIRELLLLEVAKGASIDDVVSDPEFYLRKTGIVKDAKKILKDGWDNPFKIEKKYTDDIKVTTAKFTEMRSKKNKKHDGKEKADSEDGDEG, encoded by the coding sequence ATGCAAAAGAGAAAGAAGCAGCCGCTGACGCTTTTAGAGATCATGATCGTGATCTTTTTAATCGGACTAATTGGAAGTGTGATTGGATATAATATGAAAGGGAGCCTCGATGAGGGCCGCTATTTTAAAACTGAACAATCCGCTAAACAGATCCGCGAGCTTCTCCTTCTGGAAGTAGCTAAAGGTGCATCGATCGACGATGTTGTCTCCGACCCAGAGTTCTATCTAAGAAAGACCGGGATAGTAAAGGATGCTAAAAAAATCTTGAAGGATGGCTGGGATAATCCTTTTAAGATCGAAAAGAAGTATACCGACGACATCAAGGTTACAACTGCCAAATTTACAGAGATGCGCTCCAAAAAGAATAAGAAGCATGACGGAAAAGAGAAGGCAGATAGCGAAGATGGCGATGAGGGGTAA
- a CDS encoding type II secretion system F family protein, with product MALFRYQALTQSGKKIAGVIDADSYALAKEKLLKQQIMLVELAMHEKREIVVDRTLLLTFTRELAQLLQAGLPLYESLLTIEEKYRSHKCHPLFLDLCDRLKSGTSFSAALSRYPKSFDSIYLALVKAGEEGGCLETVVHQLSQLIARQQRLRKQLIAALTYPAILFVFCLLVTVGLLVFVVPSLQELFEGRQLHPVTQLVLGLSNWVNKYGLLFLGLVSIACVGIAAFFRSDRGKTALQKGLMKIPFMRMLLLRSSLTRFCQCSSLLIVGGLPLLDALRLSRKSMKFKLLEEVVERAEMRIIEGKSLSAELKRSPLIPSLVVRMLSIAEETGKMGHIFTKLAEIYDEELEKNLMQLSAFLQPALLMTLGAIVGLVVLSILLPLTDVSSFLSS from the coding sequence ATGGCCCTCTTCCGCTACCAGGCCCTCACTCAGAGCGGTAAGAAGATCGCTGGCGTCATCGATGCCGACTCCTACGCCCTTGCAAAAGAGAAGCTGCTGAAGCAGCAGATCATGCTCGTCGAGCTGGCGATGCATGAGAAGAGGGAGATCGTCGTAGATCGCACCCTACTGCTAACCTTCACTCGAGAGCTGGCTCAGCTACTTCAAGCTGGCCTCCCTTTGTACGAGAGCCTGCTGACCATTGAAGAGAAGTATCGGAGTCACAAGTGCCATCCCCTCTTTTTGGATCTCTGCGACAGGCTGAAATCGGGAACCTCTTTTTCTGCAGCGCTCTCTCGCTATCCGAAGAGCTTCGATAGCATCTATCTGGCTCTAGTTAAAGCAGGAGAAGAGGGGGGCTGCCTTGAGACTGTTGTCCATCAGCTATCGCAGCTCATCGCGCGTCAGCAAAGGCTGCGCAAACAGCTAATTGCGGCGCTTACCTACCCAGCCATCCTTTTTGTTTTCTGCCTTCTAGTCACGGTAGGACTCCTCGTCTTTGTGGTCCCATCCCTTCAAGAACTATTTGAAGGCCGCCAGTTGCACCCCGTTACGCAGCTTGTTCTTGGACTCAGCAACTGGGTGAATAAATATGGTCTGCTGTTTCTTGGGCTGGTGAGTATAGCATGCGTCGGGATCGCGGCATTTTTTCGCTCAGATAGGGGCAAGACCGCCCTGCAAAAGGGACTTATGAAGATCCCCTTCATGCGCATGCTGCTTTTAAGATCTTCACTCACGCGCTTCTGTCAATGCTCATCGCTTCTGATCGTAGGCGGGCTTCCCCTTCTAGATGCGCTCAGGCTTTCTCGCAAGTCGATGAAATTTAAGCTGCTTGAAGAGGTAGTCGAAAGAGCTGAGATGAGAATCATTGAAGGAAAATCTTTAAGCGCCGAACTTAAACGCTCTCCACTTATTCCCTCCCTTGTCGTCCGCATGCTGAGCATTGCAGAAGAGACTGGCAAGATGGGCCATATCTTTACAAAGCTAGCCGAGATCTATGACGAGGAGCTCGAAAAAAATCTTATGCAGCTCTCCGCCTTTCTCCAGCCGGCACTTCTCATGACCCTCGGCGCCATCGTCGGCCTCGTCGTTCTCTCCATCCTTCTCCCCCTCACCGACGTCAGCTCCTTCCTCTCCTCCTAA
- the gspE gene encoding type II secretion system ATPase GspE — protein MSSETAWEELTSWAKKFGVECSSDLSLFPLVQEKKALLPYAFVKKHQILPVAEMETHFLVATSDPLDLEALEEVRVLLGRSIQELVTPRGVIEEAIERCYHQKENEASQLIASFQGGPESGQVVEAEGYDLLEQRGDSPVVRMLNAMLLEAIGQGSSDIHFEPLETGLGVRYRIDGVLQMRHAPPKEYQSQLITRIKVMAKLDIAEQRLPQDGRIKLRMGGRQIDFRVSTVPVVYGERIVLRILDKSNVVVGLNKLGMRQEILESLKKQIAHSEGIVLVTGPTGSGKTTTLYSALSDISSQEVNIMTIEDPVEYKLQGMAQIGVNSKIHLTFATGLRHILRQDPDVIMIGEIRDKETAEIAIQASLTGHLVLSTLHTNDSPSALTRLVDMGIEPYLLTSSVLAVLAQRLVRSICPECRYSYTPTSAELVELGLNEQEHRSAFFHKGKGCASCYGSGYKGRLGIYELMLMSPSIKRQLLKSADAEELRRISLSQGMTSLRNEGALLVIRGATTTAEVLRVTRGCEEEVV, from the coding sequence ATGAGCTCTGAAACTGCCTGGGAAGAGTTAACTAGTTGGGCGAAAAAATTCGGAGTTGAGTGCAGCTCCGATCTCTCTCTCTTTCCTCTTGTTCAAGAAAAAAAAGCGCTTCTTCCCTACGCCTTTGTTAAAAAACATCAGATTCTTCCCGTCGCCGAAATGGAGACCCATTTCCTGGTAGCGACCTCAGATCCTCTCGATTTAGAGGCTCTAGAAGAGGTGCGCGTGCTTCTCGGTAGATCTATTCAGGAGCTCGTCACTCCAAGAGGAGTGATAGAGGAGGCGATCGAGCGCTGCTACCACCAGAAAGAGAATGAGGCGTCTCAGCTCATCGCGAGCTTCCAGGGCGGCCCAGAGAGCGGACAAGTCGTCGAAGCTGAGGGGTATGATCTGCTCGAGCAGCGCGGAGACTCTCCCGTCGTGCGCATGCTCAACGCGATGCTCTTAGAAGCGATTGGGCAGGGATCATCCGATATCCATTTTGAACCTCTAGAAACCGGCCTAGGCGTCCGCTACAGAATAGATGGCGTGCTGCAGATGAGACACGCTCCTCCAAAAGAGTATCAGTCACAGCTGATCACGCGCATCAAGGTGATGGCAAAGTTAGACATCGCAGAGCAGAGGCTTCCACAAGATGGCAGGATCAAGCTGCGGATGGGAGGCCGGCAGATCGATTTTCGCGTGAGCACAGTCCCTGTTGTTTATGGCGAGAGGATCGTCCTTCGTATTCTCGATAAGAGCAATGTCGTCGTCGGCTTGAATAAGTTGGGAATGAGACAGGAGATCTTAGAGAGTTTAAAAAAGCAGATTGCACACAGCGAGGGGATCGTCCTCGTCACAGGTCCAACGGGAAGCGGTAAGACAACTACACTTTATAGCGCCCTCTCAGACATCAGCTCTCAAGAGGTCAACATCATGACCATCGAAGATCCTGTGGAGTATAAACTTCAAGGGATGGCTCAGATTGGTGTGAACTCCAAAATTCACCTCACCTTCGCAACAGGCCTAAGACATATCCTGCGTCAAGATCCCGACGTCATCATGATCGGAGAGATCCGCGATAAAGAGACAGCGGAGATCGCCATTCAAGCGTCGCTCACAGGGCACCTTGTCTTAAGCACGCTACATACGAACGACTCTCCCTCAGCACTCACTCGCTTAGTGGACATGGGGATCGAGCCCTATCTCCTTACCTCCTCCGTTCTCGCTGTATTAGCACAAAGGCTTGTGCGTTCCATCTGTCCAGAGTGTCGCTACTCATACACCCCGACCTCTGCAGAGCTTGTGGAGCTGGGTTTAAATGAACAGGAGCATCGCAGTGCGTTTTTTCATAAAGGAAAGGGGTGCGCCAGCTGTTACGGATCGGGCTATAAAGGCCGCCTGGGAATTTACGAGCTCATGCTCATGAGTCCATCGATAAAGAGGCAGCTGCTGAAGAGCGCGGATGCCGAGGAGCTGCGCAGGATCTCTCTTTCTCAAGGAATGACCAGCTTGAGAAATGAAGGGGCCCTCCTCGTGATAAGAGGAGCCACAACAACCGCAGAGGTGCTGCGCGTGACGCGCGGCTGTGAAGAGGAGGTCGTGTAA
- a CDS encoding type II secretion system protein GspD, translating to MRVFAALLMLLSLFSSGFAASIEEKKAQSIQKREGSSSASDQLLQKVNHDLLDLRAQLELSYLKASELYNKEAHAEEYSILLSQVSALKAQMLAIEEKWREASVSDAKGEEEGYALWDQEETTLGQLIMEYGAMDYLYIVPPEMAALKLNMHSNIPIPRESWNEVLEIILSHNGIGVKKLNPYAKQLFLLKQDPSSIKNIAANPSDLLRIAPHSRVFYLLSPPVEQAKSVFQFLEKFADIKQSFVYQIGGKIAIVSSKEEVERMLSLYNTVWDGNKGKVSRVVPIGKMGVKEMEKILSSFFSDSLDRTRNPFGKIEGDGLTVHTLNQGRALILVGSQAVVDRAEKIIKETEDQLQDPSEMTVFLYSCRHSDPTELAKVLDKVYTSLLYAAPEGESDSYEINYALQGPGVRPPDGYAPNPPALANPPPPARPSIVSHLEYEQGGSDHFIADPKTGTILMVIRRDTLPKIKELLRKLDIPKKMVQIEVLLFEKRLNTNNSFGLNLLKLGTKSNHVKYTSANAPVGRGVLDFFFSGKSSKHFPSFDVAYNFLLSQEDIQLNAAPSLITVNQTPATIAITEEISINNGAAPIDTNKGIAFEKSFTRAQYGITIVLTPTVHLPDNEEEAEEGKGFVTLQTDITFDTTKPSQDDRPLVDKRHIQNEVRVVDGQTVILGGLRRKSSLDTEEKLPFFGDLPGIGMLFGSTKLIDHSTEMFFFITPKIVQDPKEELDLIRAEELKKRAGDIPEFLEKVVEARDKEKRKFFKESLKTFFTTKR from the coding sequence ATGAGAGTTTTCGCTGCCCTTCTAATGCTTTTATCTCTCTTCTCATCGGGCTTTGCGGCGAGTATCGAAGAGAAAAAAGCGCAGAGTATTCAGAAGAGAGAGGGCTCATCTTCAGCATCGGATCAGCTTCTTCAAAAGGTCAACCACGACCTTCTAGATCTACGCGCCCAGCTTGAACTCTCTTATCTCAAGGCCTCCGAGCTATATAACAAAGAAGCCCATGCAGAAGAGTACTCGATTCTCCTTTCGCAAGTGAGCGCGCTTAAAGCGCAGATGCTCGCCATTGAAGAGAAGTGGAGAGAGGCCTCTGTATCTGATGCCAAGGGAGAGGAAGAGGGGTATGCGCTCTGGGACCAAGAGGAGACAACCCTCGGACAGCTGATCATGGAATATGGCGCGATGGACTACCTCTACATCGTTCCTCCAGAGATGGCAGCTTTAAAACTCAACATGCACTCCAACATTCCCATTCCTCGTGAATCGTGGAATGAGGTGCTCGAGATCATCCTTTCGCACAACGGGATTGGAGTAAAAAAACTCAACCCCTACGCGAAGCAGCTCTTTCTACTAAAACAGGATCCCTCTTCCATCAAGAATATCGCTGCCAATCCCAGCGACCTGCTTCGAATCGCCCCTCACTCTCGCGTCTTCTACCTTCTCTCACCTCCTGTAGAGCAGGCGAAGAGCGTCTTTCAGTTCTTAGAAAAATTCGCCGATATCAAGCAGAGCTTCGTCTATCAGATCGGTGGAAAGATCGCGATCGTCTCCTCGAAAGAAGAGGTGGAGAGGATGCTCTCCCTGTATAACACCGTATGGGATGGCAATAAAGGCAAGGTTTCTAGAGTTGTTCCTATCGGTAAAATGGGCGTGAAAGAGATGGAGAAGATCCTCTCCTCCTTCTTCTCCGACTCACTAGATAGAACGAGAAATCCATTTGGAAAGATTGAAGGAGATGGATTGACCGTTCACACCTTAAATCAAGGAAGAGCGCTCATTCTCGTTGGATCGCAGGCTGTTGTCGATCGCGCAGAAAAGATCATCAAAGAGACGGAAGATCAGCTGCAGGACCCCTCCGAAATGACCGTCTTTTTATACTCGTGCCGCCATAGCGATCCTACTGAACTTGCAAAGGTTCTGGATAAGGTGTACACCTCTCTCCTCTACGCAGCTCCAGAAGGAGAGAGCGACAGCTACGAAATTAATTATGCCCTGCAGGGACCTGGAGTCAGACCTCCAGACGGCTACGCGCCGAATCCTCCCGCTCTAGCCAATCCTCCTCCTCCTGCACGTCCTTCTATCGTCTCCCATCTTGAGTATGAGCAGGGAGGTTCGGACCATTTTATTGCCGATCCAAAAACCGGAACGATTCTGATGGTCATCCGCAGAGATACTCTGCCTAAAATCAAAGAGCTTCTGCGCAAGTTGGACATCCCTAAAAAAATGGTGCAGATCGAAGTGCTTCTCTTTGAAAAGAGATTAAATACTAACAATAGCTTTGGCCTTAACCTACTCAAACTCGGCACGAAGTCTAATCATGTGAAGTACACATCGGCAAACGCTCCTGTAGGAAGAGGCGTTCTAGACTTCTTTTTCAGTGGAAAATCCTCTAAGCACTTCCCCTCTTTCGACGTCGCTTACAACTTCCTCTTAAGCCAAGAAGATATCCAACTGAATGCTGCCCCCTCTCTGATTACAGTTAACCAGACGCCTGCCACTATTGCGATCACTGAAGAGATCTCGATTAATAATGGCGCTGCACCAATCGATACGAATAAAGGGATCGCATTTGAGAAGTCGTTCACTCGAGCTCAGTATGGAATCACGATCGTTCTTACGCCAACAGTTCACCTTCCAGATAATGAAGAGGAAGCAGAAGAGGGCAAGGGCTTTGTCACTCTTCAGACCGACATCACCTTTGATACCACCAAACCCAGCCAAGATGATAGACCGCTTGTAGACAAGAGGCATATTCAGAATGAGGTGCGCGTAGTTGATGGGCAGACGGTTATCTTGGGCGGGCTGCGGCGCAAGTCGAGCCTCGATACAGAGGAGAAGCTTCCCTTCTTTGGAGATCTTCCAGGGATCGGAATGCTCTTTGGTTCGACAAAACTCATCGATCACAGCACAGAGATGTTCTTCTTCATCACGCCAAAAATCGTCCAAGATCCCAAAGAGGAGCTCGACCTGATACGCGCTGAAGAGTTGAAAAAACGCGCAGGCGATATCCCAGAATTCCTAGAGAAGGTGGTTGAGGCGCGCGACAAAGAGAAGAGAAAATTCTTTAAAGAGAGTCTGAAAACCTTTTTCACAACAAAAAGATGA
- a CDS encoding glycosyltransferase family 4 protein — MKILHTESSSGWGGQEIRILKESLGMRTRGHTCFFAIAKGGGLVAKAAAEGFSVTELSFKRPQAFKVIWQLVNLIRKEGIDLVVTHSSLDAWLGGIAARLTRTPVMRMRHLSTPIRSGLNSHLLYRGLADFVVTTSELAAKMIIAQAKRTPSTCISVPTGVETEVLAVKPEEAREFRKKIGVLSEECLVGSVCFVRSWKGIGDFLRAAALLKEEKWIKWVVVGGGYVDQYKPLAKELGVEGSVIFTGHLESPFAAMAALDIFALLSTAHEGVSQASLQAAYLQKPLITTPTGGLPEVCIHGETGIIVPPFSAEQVAEAVKKLASDASLRKRFGQNAHSLVQEKFTLPSTLSQMESIYLSLSRA, encoded by the coding sequence ATGAAAATATTACATACAGAGAGCTCCTCTGGATGGGGTGGTCAAGAGATCCGCATCCTAAAAGAGTCGCTCGGAATGCGTACACGTGGGCACACCTGTTTTTTTGCTATCGCTAAAGGTGGCGGCCTTGTCGCCAAAGCGGCAGCCGAGGGATTCTCGGTTACAGAACTCTCTTTTAAGCGTCCTCAAGCATTCAAAGTGATCTGGCAGCTTGTAAATCTAATTCGCAAAGAGGGAATCGATCTAGTCGTTACCCACTCTTCACTAGATGCGTGGCTAGGAGGCATCGCTGCGAGGCTCACTCGCACCCCTGTTATGCGGATGCGACACCTCTCCACGCCCATACGATCGGGATTAAACAGCCATCTCTTATATCGAGGACTCGCAGATTTTGTGGTGACGACATCGGAGCTTGCGGCCAAGATGATCATCGCCCAAGCCAAACGGACTCCTTCTACCTGTATCTCCGTCCCTACAGGCGTGGAGACAGAAGTGCTCGCTGTAAAGCCAGAAGAGGCGCGTGAATTTCGCAAGAAGATCGGCGTTCTTTCTGAGGAGTGTCTTGTGGGAAGCGTCTGCTTCGTGCGCTCATGGAAAGGGATTGGGGATTTTCTCCGTGCTGCAGCACTCTTAAAAGAGGAGAAGTGGATTAAGTGGGTGGTCGTAGGAGGGGGCTATGTCGATCAGTATAAACCTCTGGCGAAAGAGCTCGGCGTCGAAGGAAGCGTGATCTTCACTGGCCACTTAGAGTCTCCCTTTGCAGCGATGGCAGCCCTTGATATCTTCGCCCTTCTCAGCACGGCTCATGAAGGGGTCTCCCAAGCGAGCCTGCAAGCGGCCTATCTACAAAAACCACTCATCACCACCCCCACTGGAGGGCTGCCTGAAGTCTGCATACATGGTGAGACGGGGATTATCGTGCCTCCTTTCTCTGCAGAGCAGGTCGCTGAAGCAGTCAAGAAACTCGCGAGCGACGCCTCCCTCCGCAAAAGATTCGGCCAGAATGCCCACTCGCTTGTCCAAGAAAAGTTTACCCTTCCCTCCACTCTCTCCCAGATGGAGTCCATCTACCTCTCCCTAAGCAGAGCTTGA
- the mutY gene encoding A/G-specific adenine glycosylase, whose translation MPYFDSFSLKEWFLEERRALPWRENPSPYRVWVSEIMLQQTQAAVVIPYFERWMRSFPTIEALAQAPLEEVIKLWEGLGYYARARYLHGAAKELLQKHAGVLPSTKEGLQQIKGIGLYTVGAILSFAFHKKAAAVDGNVLRVLSRYFAIEEEIEKAKKRIEALTEEILPEEEPWVVMEALIELGARVCRKIPLCNECPLKRSCVGYSQKIAHLLPNKRARPKTTLLKRAVLLILHGDEILIGRVEGKKVMAGLYEFPYKEFAQGEPLASAEEMVSKEFKISAQFIRDLKEEKHSFTRYQATLYPSLWKAHERIRLEGYEWVSLDALASLPFSSGHLRIMREFLK comes from the coding sequence ATGCCCTACTTCGATAGCTTTTCATTGAAAGAGTGGTTTTTAGAGGAGAGAAGGGCTCTTCCTTGGAGAGAGAATCCCTCCCCCTACAGGGTTTGGGTCTCCGAGATTATGCTGCAGCAGACTCAGGCAGCAGTTGTCATCCCCTATTTCGAACGCTGGATGCGCAGTTTTCCAACGATAGAGGCCTTGGCGCAAGCTCCCCTTGAAGAGGTGATCAAGCTCTGGGAGGGGCTTGGCTACTATGCGAGAGCTCGGTATCTGCATGGAGCCGCAAAAGAGCTCCTTCAAAAGCACGCTGGCGTCCTGCCGAGTACAAAGGAGGGGCTTCAACAGATCAAAGGGATTGGGCTCTATACGGTCGGTGCTATATTAAGTTTCGCATTTCATAAGAAGGCCGCTGCAGTAGATGGAAATGTCTTGCGCGTCCTCTCTCGCTACTTTGCCATCGAAGAGGAGATTGAAAAGGCAAAAAAAAGAATTGAAGCTCTAACAGAGGAGATTCTTCCCGAAGAGGAGCCTTGGGTGGTAATGGAGGCGCTAATAGAGCTCGGAGCTCGAGTCTGCCGAAAAATCCCCCTCTGTAACGAGTGCCCGCTGAAGAGGAGCTGTGTAGGCTATAGTCAGAAGATCGCCCATCTCCTTCCGAATAAGCGAGCGCGTCCCAAAACCACCCTTTTAAAAAGAGCTGTTCTTCTCATTTTACATGGAGATGAGATCCTAATCGGGAGGGTTGAAGGGAAGAAGGTGATGGCTGGTCTCTATGAGTTCCCCTACAAAGAGTTTGCTCAGGGAGAGCCCCTTGCCTCAGCAGAGGAGATGGTTTCGAAAGAGTTTAAAATCTCTGCGCAATTCATCAGAGACCTAAAAGAGGAAAAGCATAGCTTTACACGTTACCAAGCGACATTATATCCTTCTCTCTGGAAGGCCCACGAGAGGATCCGATTGGAAGGCTATGAATGGGTGAGTTTAGACGCCCTAGCCTCGCTCCCCTTCTCTTCGGGGCATCTCAGAATCATGAGAGAGTTTTTAAAATGA
- a CDS encoding CDP-glycerol glycerophosphotransferase family protein: protein MDTLSRPVGLIHGPAQHYLDHIVPLCALLKAPLAVTDEEIAHLARTYYPMVDLILLNPHSFAFDLTREYDTLITTLPKPALRELFFLAERLLGKELRAVWCPHGNSDKGHASPFMEALSEEKSVFVYGQKMIDLLVQKGAYQQIEKLIRLGNYRREFSAKHRNFYAPLVEKEIFSSLNAKSRTILFAPTWQDAEDSSSFKAIMQLIEELPDKFNLIVKPHPNLRFQESLHVEKKPNLCILTDFPPIYPLLERVDIYLGDMSSIGYDFLSFDRPMFFFNKNKRDPQNDPGLYLFRCGTEIDPSANLYTQIEQGCARDALFSPARLATYTYCFDTRKPPAWRAEEEMDENGH, encoded by the coding sequence ATGGATACTCTCTCTCGGCCGGTAGGGCTCATCCACGGGCCTGCACAGCACTATCTCGACCACATCGTCCCTCTCTGCGCACTTTTAAAAGCTCCTCTCGCAGTGACGGACGAGGAGATTGCGCATCTTGCACGCACCTACTATCCGATGGTAGACCTCATTCTGCTAAATCCACACTCTTTCGCTTTCGATCTCACAAGAGAGTATGACACCCTTATCACCACCCTTCCAAAGCCCGCCCTTCGAGAGCTCTTCTTCCTTGCAGAGAGGCTTTTGGGAAAGGAGCTAAGAGCAGTCTGGTGCCCGCATGGAAATTCGGACAAGGGACACGCATCTCCCTTCATGGAGGCCCTATCTGAAGAGAAGAGCGTCTTTGTCTACGGACAGAAGATGATCGACCTTCTCGTTCAGAAAGGAGCATACCAGCAGATCGAAAAGCTTATTCGTCTAGGGAACTACCGCAGGGAATTTTCTGCAAAACACAGAAATTTTTACGCTCCTCTCGTAGAAAAAGAGATCTTCTCCTCGCTGAACGCAAAGAGTCGCACCATCCTCTTTGCGCCGACCTGGCAGGATGCGGAGGACTCCTCCTCTTTCAAAGCTATAATGCAATTAATCGAAGAGCTACCCGATAAATTTAACTTAATCGTTAAGCCGCACCCAAATCTCAGATTTCAGGAAAGCTTGCATGTAGAGAAGAAGCCAAACCTTTGCATCCTCACCGATTTTCCTCCTATCTACCCTCTTTTAGAGCGCGTCGATATCTACCTGGGAGATATGTCCTCGATCGGCTATGATTTTCTCAGCTTTGACCGGCCGATGTTCTTCTTCAACAAGAATAAGAGAGATCCTCAAAATGACCCCGGCCTCTACCTCTTTCGCTGCGGAACGGAGATCGACCCCTCAGCCAACCTCTACACCCAAATCGAACAGGGCTGCGCCCGCGACGCCCTCTTCTCCCCAGCCCGCCTCGCAACCTACACCTACTGCTTCGACACAAGAAAGCCTCCGGCCTGGCGCGCAGAAGAAGAAATGGACGAAAATGGACATTAA
- a CDS encoding CDP-glycerol glycerophosphotransferase family protein, translating into MRAAAVSTGPDTHLDHLGVLASLLEIPLIVTERRSYELAKEFYPHAKTEFIEHSDLSLDFLATNYDVLFGCGKYWCLELQPLFQLLFGKRMRHILCPHGNSDKGSTLSAGSHPPQDLALVYGNHMRDLLTRTGALAEIGGTITTGNYRYPFYRRYRSFYDELALRRVFSNFSKDKKTILYAPTWSSREEPTAFFETCREIIEQLAPDYNLLIKPHPFLEEQQPAHLAHLQTTYEGAKNLAFVTSFPAIYPLLARADLYLGDFSSIGYDFLAFDRPLYFFNLKESAAAKPTLYQCGVEIPKAESRNLRKFLENASEGSSNKRREIYDYAFGEEREIREIKKEIETALLES; encoded by the coding sequence ATGAGAGCTGCTGCAGTTAGTACGGGACCTGATACGCACCTGGACCATCTGGGTGTTCTCGCGTCGCTTTTGGAGATTCCGCTTATTGTAACGGAGAGGAGAAGCTATGAGCTGGCAAAAGAGTTCTATCCTCACGCAAAAACAGAGTTCATCGAGCACTCCGATCTTAGCTTAGATTTTCTAGCTACGAATTATGACGTTCTCTTCGGCTGCGGAAAGTACTGGTGTTTAGAATTGCAGCCACTCTTTCAACTCCTCTTTGGAAAGAGGATGCGCCACATTCTCTGCCCCCATGGCAACTCCGATAAGGGCTCAACTCTTTCAGCTGGCTCTCATCCACCTCAAGACCTCGCTCTGGTTTATGGAAATCACATGAGGGATCTCTTAACCCGCACGGGAGCGCTGGCTGAGATCGGGGGAACGATCACCACGGGGAACTACCGCTATCCCTTTTATCGAAGATACCGCTCCTTCTATGACGAGCTTGCCTTGAGGCGCGTCTTCTCAAACTTTTCCAAAGATAAAAAGACAATTCTCTATGCGCCAACCTGGTCGAGCAGAGAAGAACCGACCGCTTTTTTTGAGACGTGCAGAGAGATCATCGAGCAGCTGGCTCCAGATTACAACCTTCTGATCAAACCCCACCCCTTTCTTGAAGAGCAGCAGCCGGCACACCTGGCACACCTCCAGACCACTTATGAAGGAGCAAAAAACCTCGCCTTTGTCACAAGCTTCCCAGCGATCTATCCACTGCTTGCGCGCGCAGACCTCTATTTGGGCGACTTCTCATCGATCGGGTACGACTTCCTCGCATTCGATAGACCTCTCTACTTCTTCAACCTAAAAGAGAGCGCTGCTGCAAAACCGACTCTCTACCAGTGCGGTGTAGAGATCCCTAAGGCCGAGAGCAGAAATCTCAGAAAGTTTTTAGAGAATGCGAGCGAGGGCAGCTCAAACAAGCGCCGAGAGATCTACGATTATGCGTTTGGAGAAGAGAGAGAGATTCGAGAGATTAAAAAAGAGATAGAAACTGCACTTCTAGAAAGCTAG